In a genomic window of Streptomyces sp. NBC_01231:
- a CDS encoding MBL fold metallo-hydrolase, whose protein sequence is MRADVQQVADGAYLVHGSNTNWVILTEGDAVTLVDTGYPGDREQLLASLTELGRSPEAVEAVLITHAHNDHLGSAEYLRGAYGMPVYLHEAEVPHARREFLHQVSVGTVVKNGWRPGVLPWAVHAIRSGGTAHVPVASPQTFPAPGALDLPGRPVPVHTPGHTDGHSAFHLPDRGVLISGDALVSGHPTSRIKGPQLLPDMFHHERPRTVASLDVLAALDADLLLPGHGPVHRGPVREAALQARERAF, encoded by the coding sequence ATGCGCGCAGATGTGCAGCAAGTAGCCGACGGCGCCTACCTGGTGCACGGCAGCAACACCAACTGGGTGATCCTCACCGAGGGGGACGCCGTGACGCTGGTCGACACCGGCTACCCCGGTGACCGGGAGCAACTCCTCGCCTCTCTCACGGAGTTGGGCCGTTCACCGGAGGCCGTCGAGGCGGTGCTGATCACCCACGCCCACAACGACCACCTGGGCTCCGCCGAGTACCTGCGCGGCGCCTACGGCATGCCCGTGTATCTGCACGAGGCCGAAGTGCCGCACGCGCGGCGGGAGTTCCTGCACCAGGTCAGCGTCGGCACGGTCGTGAAGAACGGCTGGCGGCCCGGTGTCCTGCCGTGGGCCGTGCACGCGATCCGCTCGGGCGGCACCGCCCATGTCCCGGTCGCCTCCCCCCAGACGTTCCCGGCGCCGGGCGCGCTCGACCTGCCCGGCCGGCCCGTCCCCGTGCACACGCCCGGCCACACGGACGGGCACTCCGCCTTCCACCTCCCGGACCGGGGCGTGCTGATCTCCGGCGACGCTCTGGTGAGCGGCCACCCGACCTCCCGGATCAAGGGCCCGCAGCTGCTGCCCGACATGTTCCACCACGAGCGGCCCCGGACCGTTGCCTCGCTGGACGTGCTCGCCGCGCTGGACGCGGACCTGCTGCTGCCGGGGCACGGTCCCGTGCACCGCGGTCCGGTCCGTGAAGCGGCACTTCAGGCAAGGGAGCGCGCGTTCTAA
- a CDS encoding universal stress protein: MTRPITAGVDGTEESLAALAWAAREAVRRKLALRVVHAWQYQAHEAIEATDPEVQVGWAREAVGEAARTVTERHPELEVSTDVVEGADTETLVAAAAEAEMLVLGSRGHGRVMGFLLGSVGQQVIVEAARPVVLVRAGDEPAAEAAGREIVVGQQGEPEDTAEALRFAFETAATRGATVRAVRAWTLPPVFAYSPGSLKLLDETGGLEPYEKKALATALQPWRDRFPDVPVVEHVEMGSAGQVLLSVATKAQLMVVGRRAHRTAVGARIGSVAHGVLHHAGCPVAVVPHA, translated from the coding sequence ATGACGCGCCCGATCACGGCAGGGGTCGACGGAACCGAGGAGAGCCTGGCCGCGCTGGCCTGGGCGGCTCGGGAGGCGGTCCGCCGCAAGCTGGCGCTGCGGGTCGTGCACGCCTGGCAGTACCAGGCGCACGAGGCGATCGAGGCCACGGACCCCGAGGTCCAGGTCGGCTGGGCCCGGGAGGCGGTGGGCGAGGCGGCCCGGACCGTCACCGAGCGCCATCCGGAGCTGGAGGTCTCCACCGACGTGGTCGAGGGCGCCGATACCGAGACGCTGGTCGCCGCCGCGGCGGAGGCCGAGATGCTGGTCCTCGGCTCGCGCGGCCACGGCCGGGTCATGGGCTTCCTGCTCGGATCGGTGGGCCAGCAGGTGATCGTCGAGGCCGCCCGGCCGGTCGTCCTGGTGCGTGCCGGTGACGAGCCCGCGGCCGAGGCGGCGGGCCGCGAGATCGTCGTGGGCCAGCAGGGCGAGCCCGAGGACACCGCCGAGGCGCTGCGGTTCGCGTTCGAGACGGCGGCGACGCGCGGTGCCACGGTGCGCGCGGTACGGGCCTGGACCCTGCCGCCGGTCTTCGCCTACAGCCCCGGCTCGCTCAAGCTGCTCGACGAGACCGGTGGCCTGGAGCCGTACGAGAAGAAGGCCCTGGCGACGGCTCTGCAGCCGTGGCGGGACCGCTTCCCGGACGTGCCGGTCGTCGAGCACGTGGAGATGGGCAGCGCGGGGCAGGTGCTGCTGTCGGTGGCCACCAAGGCCCAGCTGATGGTCGTCGGGCGCCGCGCCCACCGTACGGCCGTGGGCGCCCGTATCGGATCGGTGGCCCACGGCGTGCTGCACCACGCGGGCTGCCCGGTGGCCGTGGTGCCGCACGCCTGA
- a CDS encoding TetR/AcrR family transcriptional regulator — translation MAVRETTGRVTRRRVRTRANLLDAAFAVFAAKGFGRVSIEEVCEAAGYSRGAFYSNFDSLDELFFALYQQRADLIAEQVAQALALDGPELDVPASVDRVSEVLLLDVDWLLVKTDFLVHAARDPAVAQTLLEHRERLRRAIEERLARATGPAALPAALGDIDGAARAVVAAYDGVTTQLLLDKDVERARVWLGQLLTALLTDGGASE, via the coding sequence ATGGCGGTGCGGGAGACGACCGGACGCGTGACCAGACGCCGTGTCCGCACCCGGGCCAACCTCCTGGACGCGGCCTTCGCGGTCTTCGCCGCCAAGGGGTTCGGGCGGGTCTCCATCGAGGAGGTCTGTGAGGCGGCCGGGTACAGCCGGGGTGCCTTCTACTCCAACTTCGACAGCCTGGACGAGCTGTTCTTCGCCCTCTACCAGCAGCGGGCCGACCTGATCGCCGAGCAGGTGGCACAGGCGCTGGCTCTCGACGGACCCGAACTCGACGTGCCGGCCTCGGTGGACCGGGTCTCCGAGGTGCTTCTGCTCGACGTGGACTGGCTGCTGGTGAAGACCGACTTCCTCGTCCACGCCGCCCGCGATCCGGCCGTCGCCCAGACCTTGCTGGAACACCGGGAACGGCTGCGGCGGGCGATCGAGGAACGGCTCGCGCGCGCCACCGGACCCGCCGCCCTGCCCGCCGCGCTCGGCGACATCGACGGCGCGGCCCGCGCGGTCGTCGCCGCGTACGACGGAGTCACCACCCAACTGCTGCTGGACAAGGACGTCGAGCGCGCCCGCGTCTGGCTGGGACAGCTGCTCACCGCGCTGTTGACCGACGGCGGCGCATCCGAATGA
- a CDS encoding DUF4032 domain-containing protein, giving the protein MALQISATNPEHPALLLELPWHLPLEEWPEEYLVPLPRGISRHVVRYARAGDEVIAVKELAERPALREYELLRDLDRIGIPAVDPLAVVTGRTAGDDAPLEPVLVTRHLGGSMPYRSMFETTMRPATMHRLMDALAVLLVRLHLAGFAWGDCSLSNTLFRRDAGAYAAYLVDAETGDLHPQLSVGQRDYDLDLARVNISGELLDLEASGALHPSVDPIEFGMEICARYGGLWEELTRRSVYPAGKYHFIERRIRRLNDLGFDVAEMQIEHSSNGDSVTFVPKVVDAGHHQRQLLRLTGLDAEENQARRLMNDLESWMATQDDYAPGDPLAARPEVLAHRWVRDVFRPTVRAVPLEMRGSMDAAEIYHELLEHRWYLSERAQHDLGLDMAVADYIKNILPKARETLQPSPASD; this is encoded by the coding sequence ATGGCCCTGCAGATCAGCGCGACCAACCCGGAGCATCCCGCGCTCCTGCTCGAACTGCCCTGGCACCTCCCCCTGGAGGAGTGGCCGGAGGAGTACCTCGTGCCGCTGCCGCGCGGTATCTCCCGCCACGTCGTGCGCTACGCCCGTGCCGGCGACGAGGTCATCGCTGTCAAGGAGCTCGCCGAACGCCCGGCGCTGCGCGAGTACGAGCTGCTGCGCGACCTGGACCGGATCGGCATCCCCGCCGTGGACCCGCTCGCCGTGGTCACCGGACGCACCGCCGGGGACGACGCCCCGCTGGAGCCGGTGCTGGTCACCCGGCATCTGGGCGGCTCCATGCCGTACCGGTCGATGTTCGAGACCACCATGCGGCCCGCGACCATGCACCGCCTGATGGACGCCCTGGCCGTGCTTCTGGTGCGGCTGCACCTCGCCGGATTCGCCTGGGGAGACTGCTCGCTGTCCAACACACTGTTCCGGCGGGACGCCGGCGCGTACGCCGCCTACCTGGTCGACGCGGAGACCGGCGACCTGCACCCGCAACTCAGCGTCGGCCAGCGCGACTACGACCTGGACCTCGCCCGGGTGAACATCAGCGGCGAACTGCTCGACCTGGAGGCGTCCGGGGCCCTGCACCCGTCCGTGGACCCGATCGAGTTCGGCATGGAGATCTGCGCCCGCTACGGCGGCCTGTGGGAGGAGCTGACCCGCAGGTCCGTCTATCCGGCGGGCAAGTACCACTTCATCGAGCGCCGGATCCGTCGTCTGAACGACCTCGGGTTCGATGTGGCCGAGATGCAGATCGAGCACTCCTCGAACGGCGATTCCGTCACCTTCGTGCCCAAGGTCGTGGACGCCGGCCACCACCAGCGCCAGTTGCTGCGGCTGACCGGCCTGGACGCCGAGGAGAACCAGGCCCGCCGGCTCATGAACGACCTGGAGAGCTGGATGGCCACCCAGGACGACTACGCCCCGGGCGACCCCCTCGCGGCCCGTCCGGAGGTGCTCGCCCACCGCTGGGTGCGGGATGTCTTCCGCCCCACCGTGCGGGCCGTCCCCCTCGAAATGCGCGGCTCGATGGACGCGGCCGAGATCTACCACGAGCTGCTGGAACACCGCTGGTACCTGTCCGAGCGCGCACAGCACGACCTGGGGCTGGACATGGCCGTGGCGGACTACATCAAGAACATCCTTCCCAAGGCCCGGGAGACACTCCAGCCCAGCCCCGCCAGCGACTGA
- a CDS encoding alpha-ketoglutarate-dependent dioxygenase AlkB has protein sequence MTRHLQASLFDQSDQLSLGSLDGIRRTALGTEAWIDVLPGWLSGSDALFEQLVADVPWRAERRKMYDQVVDVPRLLAFYGADDPLPHPLLTEAREALSAHYAEELGEPFTTAGLCYYRDGRDSVAWHCDRTGRGAHQDTMVAILSVGTPRDLLLRPMRGGDSVRRPLGHGDLIVMGGSCQRTWEHSVPKTTSATGPRISVQFRPHDVH, from the coding sequence ATGACCAGGCACCTCCAGGCTTCCCTCTTCGACCAGAGTGACCAGCTGAGCCTCGGTTCCCTCGACGGGATCCGCCGGACCGCGCTCGGCACGGAAGCCTGGATCGACGTACTGCCCGGATGGCTGAGCGGCTCCGACGCCCTGTTCGAACAGCTGGTCGCCGACGTGCCGTGGCGCGCGGAGCGCCGCAAGATGTACGACCAAGTCGTCGACGTACCGCGCCTGCTGGCGTTCTACGGCGCCGACGACCCACTGCCGCACCCCCTGCTGACGGAGGCCCGCGAGGCACTGTCCGCGCACTACGCCGAGGAACTGGGCGAGCCCTTCACCACGGCCGGGCTGTGCTACTACCGCGACGGGCGCGACAGCGTCGCCTGGCACTGCGACCGGACCGGACGCGGCGCGCACCAGGACACCATGGTCGCGATCCTCTCCGTGGGCACGCCCCGTGACCTGTTGCTGCGGCCGATGCGGGGCGGCGACTCGGTCCGCCGACCCCTGGGACACGGCGACCTGATCGTGATGGGCGGCTCCTGCCAGCGGACCTGGGAGCACTCCGTACCGAAGACGACGAGCGCCACAGGACCGCGGATCAGCGTCCAGTTCCGCCCGCACGACGTGCACTGA
- a CDS encoding VOC family protein encodes MTLEWEQVIVDAADPAALGRWWAEALGWVVVGDFPDEYEIRPEKDRLPGLLFVPVPEAKTVKNRLHLDFRPEDQEAEVARLIALGARHADVGQGEQPWVTLADPEGNEFCVLGPRRG; translated from the coding sequence ATGACTTTGGAATGGGAGCAGGTCATCGTGGACGCGGCCGATCCGGCGGCGCTGGGACGCTGGTGGGCCGAGGCGCTCGGGTGGGTGGTCGTGGGCGACTTCCCGGACGAGTACGAGATCCGCCCGGAGAAGGACCGCCTCCCGGGGCTGCTCTTCGTGCCGGTGCCGGAGGCCAAGACCGTCAAGAACCGTCTCCACCTCGACTTCCGGCCCGAGGACCAGGAGGCCGAGGTGGCCCGTCTGATCGCTCTCGGGGCGCGGCACGCGGACGTCGGCCAGGGCGAGCAGCCGTGGGTGACGCTGGCGGATCCCGAGGGCAACGAGTTCTGTGTGCTCGGCCCGCGACGCGGCTGA